A region from the Poecilia reticulata strain Guanapo linkage group LG12, Guppy_female_1.0+MT, whole genome shotgun sequence genome encodes:
- the ppef2b gene encoding serine/threonine-protein phosphatase with EF-hands 2 isoform X3, with protein MGCGMGKSRIQPNKCDRAIRAALLIQRWYRQYVARLEMRRRCTWNIFQSIEYAGEQDQIKLYHFFGFLMDHFTPASSERNLISHIFRENEVCRDADWERYFCYKDIEVPHSYCGPHLTFPMTFCGVSKLMEAFKLKQQLHARYVLQILGETWRLLRILPNINHVSVCHTKEITICGDLHGQLEDLLLIFYKNGLPSCEKPYVFNGDFVDRGKNSLEILLILFGFLLVYPNEVHLNRGNHEDHIVNLRYGFTKEVLGKYRVHGKKILKLLQKIFSWLPLATVINHKVLVVHGGISDSTDLDTVARMDRHRYVSVLRPPKVIRPTLNGNRAGSGKDEDASGPAEGRRRRVRSLTNTSAPGQRNNIPRRSLHNLPTGGAQLNCSVEDELKERRRLAGFDQTYREVKTLDSDSDPEFGEPTETHGHEWKQIVDLLWSDPMPQNGCFSNEVRGGGCYWGPDVTEEVLGKHNLQLLIRSHECKQDGYEFCHNRRVSTERNTVLTIFSASNYYEVGSNRGAYIRMGPDLVPHFIQYQASRTCRELTLRQSVGWTERSALRALRQQLFVHKSDLVGAFQEFDPNNTGVISLRHWATATERVLKLGLPWRVLRPQLINRAQHGMVDYQQWIRELSITEPKPEVSDTSIMETMYKNHSNLETIFRIIDTDHSGLISFEEFRQTWKLLSSHLKMEISDKVITDLAQSMDFNKDGSIDINEFMEAFRLADLSTHS; from the exons ATGGGATGCGGCATGGGAAAATCAAGAATCCAGCCAAACAAATGTGACAGAG CAATTAGAGCAGCTTTGCTGATCCAGCGCTGGTATCGACAGTATGTTGCCAGGCTGGAAATGAGACGCAGGTGCACGTGGAACATCTTCCAGTCTATTGAGTATGCAGGCGAGCAAGATCAAATAAAG CTGTACCATTTCTTTGGCTTCTTGATGGACCATTTCACCCCAGCCAGCAGCGAAA GAAACCTAATATCTCACATCTTTCGTGAGAATGAGGTCTGCCGTGACGCAGACTGGGAAAGATATTTCTGCTACAAAGACATAGAGGTACCGCACAGTTACTGCGGCCCCCACCTGACTTTCCCCATGACGTTCTGTGGGGTGTCCAAGCTAATGGAGGCTTTCAAGCTGAAACAA CAGCTCCACGCTCGCTATGTTCTGCAGATCCTTGGAGAAACTTGGAGACTTCTAAGAATCCTTCCAAACATCAATCATGTGTCGGTCTGCCACACTAAGGAGATTACGATATGTG GAGATTTGCATGGGCAGCTTGAAGATCTGCTATTGATATTCTATAAG AATGGTTTACCCTCATGTGAGAAACCTTACGTCTTCAATGGAGACTTTGTGGATCGTGGCAAGAATTCTTTAGAGATTCTGCTCATCCTGTTTGGGTTCCTGCTTGTTTACCCCAATGAAGTGCATCTGAACAGAGGGAACCATGAAGATCACATTGTGAACTTAAG ATATGGTTTCACCAAGGAGGTGTTGGGAAAATATAGA GTGCACGGCAAGAAGATCCTAAAGCTGCTCCAAAAGATCTTCAGCTGGCTCCCTCTGGCCACAGTGATCAACCATAAGGTCCTGGTTGTACATGGAGGGATCTCTGACTCAACAGACCTCGACACGGTCGCCAGGATGGACAGACACAGA TATGTGTCGGTCCTACGGCCTCCTAAAGTGATCCGTCCCACACTCAACGGCAACAGAGCAGGGAGCGGCAAGGACGAAGACGCGTCCGGACCAGCAGAAGGCCGCCGCCGCCGGGTGCGTTCCCTGACCAACACCTCGGCCCCGGGTCAGAGGAACAACATCCCGCGTCGCTCCCTCCACAACCTGCCCACCGGCGGCGCCCAGCTGAACTGCTCAGTAGAGGACGAGCTGAAGGAGAGGCGCAGGCTGGCTGGGTTCGATCAGACCTACAGAGAAGTGAAGACGTTGGACTCTGACTCGGACCCGGAGTTTGGAGAACCCACAGAAACACACGGGCACGAGTGGAAACAA ATAGTGGACCTGCTATGGAGCGATCCGATGCCTCAAAATGGCTGCTTTTCCAACGAGGTGCGAGGCGGAGGCTGCTACTGGGGGCCAGATGTGACTGAGGAGGTGCTGGGAAAACACAACCTTCAGCTTCTCATCCGCTCCCACGAGTGCAAACAGGATGGCTACGAGTTCTGCCACAATCGCAGGGTGAGCACAGAAAGAAACacg GTGCTGACCATATTTTCAGCCTCTAATTATTACGAGGTGGGCAGCAACAGAGGAGCCTACATCAGAATGGGTCCCGATCTGGTCCCTCACTTCATTCAGTACCAAGCCAGCAGGACATGCAGGGAGCTGACCCTGAGACAAAG CGTTGGCTGGACAGAGAGATCGGCCCTGCGAGCGCTAAGGCAGCAACTGTTTGTACACAAGTCGGATCTCGTCGGTGCCTTCCAGGAGTTTGACCCAAACAACACCG gGGTGATTTCTCTACGCCACTGGGCGACAGCTACAGAGAGAGTGCTGAAGCTGGGTTTGCCTTGGAGGGTGCTGCGCCCGCAGCTCATCAACAGGGCCCAGCACGGCATGGTGGACTACCAGCAGTGGATACGAGAGCTCTCCATCACTGAGCCCAAACCAGAG GTGTCGGATACCAGCATCATGGAGACGATGTACAAAAACCACTCCAACCTGGAGACCATCTTCCGCATCATAGACACGGATCACTCAG GTTTGATCTCTTTCGAGGAGTTTCGTCAGACTTGGAAGCTCCTGAGCTCTCATCTTAAAATGGAAATCAGTGACAAGGTCATCACTGACCTGGCCCAGAGCATGGACTTCAACAAGGATGGCAGCATCGACATCAATGAGTTCATGGAGGCCTTTCGCCTGGCCGACCTCTCCACACACTCCTGA
- the ppef2b gene encoding serine/threonine-protein phosphatase with EF-hands 2 isoform X2 — MGCGMGKSRIQPNKCDRVSISVPAATAIRAALLIQRWYRQYVARLEMRRRCTWNIFQSIEYAGEQDQIKLYHFFGFLMDHFTPASSERNLISHIFRENEVCRDADWERYFCYKDIEVPHSYCGPHLTFPMTFCGVSKLMEAFKLKQQLHARYVLQILGETWRLLRILPNINHVSVCHTKEITICGDLHGQLEDLLLIFYKNGLPSCEKPYVFNGDFVDRGKNSLEILLILFGFLLVYPNEVHLNRGNHEDHIVNLRYGFTKEVLGKYRVHGKKILKLLQKIFSWLPLATVINHKVLVVHGGISDSTDLDTVARMDRHRYVSVLRPPKVIRPTLNGNRAGSGKDEDASGPAEGRRRRVRSLTNTSAPGQRNNIPRRSLHNLPTGGAQLNCSVEDELKERRRLAGFDQTYREVKTLDSDSDPEFGEPTETHGHEWKQIVDLLWSDPMPQNGCFSNEVRGGGCYWGPDVTEEVLGKHNLQLLIRSHECKQDGYEFCHNRRVLTIFSASNYYEVGSNRGAYIRMGPDLVPHFIQYQASRTCRELTLRQSVGWTERSALRALRQQLFVHKSDLVGAFQEFDPNNTGVISLRHWATATERVLKLGLPWRVLRPQLINRAQHGMVDYQQWIRELSITEPKPEVSDTSIMETMYKNHSNLETIFRIIDTDHSGLISFEEFRQTWKLLSSHLKMEISDKVITDLAQSMDFNKDGSIDINEFMEAFRLADLSTHS; from the exons ATGGGATGCGGCATGGGAAAATCAAGAATCCAGCCAAACAAATGTGACAGAG TGAGCATTTCTGTTccag CTGCCACGG CAATTAGAGCAGCTTTGCTGATCCAGCGCTGGTATCGACAGTATGTTGCCAGGCTGGAAATGAGACGCAGGTGCACGTGGAACATCTTCCAGTCTATTGAGTATGCAGGCGAGCAAGATCAAATAAAG CTGTACCATTTCTTTGGCTTCTTGATGGACCATTTCACCCCAGCCAGCAGCGAAA GAAACCTAATATCTCACATCTTTCGTGAGAATGAGGTCTGCCGTGACGCAGACTGGGAAAGATATTTCTGCTACAAAGACATAGAGGTACCGCACAGTTACTGCGGCCCCCACCTGACTTTCCCCATGACGTTCTGTGGGGTGTCCAAGCTAATGGAGGCTTTCAAGCTGAAACAA CAGCTCCACGCTCGCTATGTTCTGCAGATCCTTGGAGAAACTTGGAGACTTCTAAGAATCCTTCCAAACATCAATCATGTGTCGGTCTGCCACACTAAGGAGATTACGATATGTG GAGATTTGCATGGGCAGCTTGAAGATCTGCTATTGATATTCTATAAG AATGGTTTACCCTCATGTGAGAAACCTTACGTCTTCAATGGAGACTTTGTGGATCGTGGCAAGAATTCTTTAGAGATTCTGCTCATCCTGTTTGGGTTCCTGCTTGTTTACCCCAATGAAGTGCATCTGAACAGAGGGAACCATGAAGATCACATTGTGAACTTAAG ATATGGTTTCACCAAGGAGGTGTTGGGAAAATATAGA GTGCACGGCAAGAAGATCCTAAAGCTGCTCCAAAAGATCTTCAGCTGGCTCCCTCTGGCCACAGTGATCAACCATAAGGTCCTGGTTGTACATGGAGGGATCTCTGACTCAACAGACCTCGACACGGTCGCCAGGATGGACAGACACAGA TATGTGTCGGTCCTACGGCCTCCTAAAGTGATCCGTCCCACACTCAACGGCAACAGAGCAGGGAGCGGCAAGGACGAAGACGCGTCCGGACCAGCAGAAGGCCGCCGCCGCCGGGTGCGTTCCCTGACCAACACCTCGGCCCCGGGTCAGAGGAACAACATCCCGCGTCGCTCCCTCCACAACCTGCCCACCGGCGGCGCCCAGCTGAACTGCTCAGTAGAGGACGAGCTGAAGGAGAGGCGCAGGCTGGCTGGGTTCGATCAGACCTACAGAGAAGTGAAGACGTTGGACTCTGACTCGGACCCGGAGTTTGGAGAACCCACAGAAACACACGGGCACGAGTGGAAACAA ATAGTGGACCTGCTATGGAGCGATCCGATGCCTCAAAATGGCTGCTTTTCCAACGAGGTGCGAGGCGGAGGCTGCTACTGGGGGCCAGATGTGACTGAGGAGGTGCTGGGAAAACACAACCTTCAGCTTCTCATCCGCTCCCACGAGTGCAAACAGGATGGCTACGAGTTCTGCCACAATCGCAGG GTGCTGACCATATTTTCAGCCTCTAATTATTACGAGGTGGGCAGCAACAGAGGAGCCTACATCAGAATGGGTCCCGATCTGGTCCCTCACTTCATTCAGTACCAAGCCAGCAGGACATGCAGGGAGCTGACCCTGAGACAAAG CGTTGGCTGGACAGAGAGATCGGCCCTGCGAGCGCTAAGGCAGCAACTGTTTGTACACAAGTCGGATCTCGTCGGTGCCTTCCAGGAGTTTGACCCAAACAACACCG gGGTGATTTCTCTACGCCACTGGGCGACAGCTACAGAGAGAGTGCTGAAGCTGGGTTTGCCTTGGAGGGTGCTGCGCCCGCAGCTCATCAACAGGGCCCAGCACGGCATGGTGGACTACCAGCAGTGGATACGAGAGCTCTCCATCACTGAGCCCAAACCAGAG GTGTCGGATACCAGCATCATGGAGACGATGTACAAAAACCACTCCAACCTGGAGACCATCTTCCGCATCATAGACACGGATCACTCAG GTTTGATCTCTTTCGAGGAGTTTCGTCAGACTTGGAAGCTCCTGAGCTCTCATCTTAAAATGGAAATCAGTGACAAGGTCATCACTGACCTGGCCCAGAGCATGGACTTCAACAAGGATGGCAGCATCGACATCAATGAGTTCATGGAGGCCTTTCGCCTGGCCGACCTCTCCACACACTCCTGA
- the ppef2b gene encoding serine/threonine-protein phosphatase with EF-hands 2 isoform X1, whose amino-acid sequence MGCGMGKSRIQPNKCDRVSISVPAATAIRAALLIQRWYRQYVARLEMRRRCTWNIFQSIEYAGEQDQIKLYHFFGFLMDHFTPASSERNLISHIFRENEVCRDADWERYFCYKDIEVPHSYCGPHLTFPMTFCGVSKLMEAFKLKQQLHARYVLQILGETWRLLRILPNINHVSVCHTKEITICGDLHGQLEDLLLIFYKNGLPSCEKPYVFNGDFVDRGKNSLEILLILFGFLLVYPNEVHLNRGNHEDHIVNLRYGFTKEVLGKYRVHGKKILKLLQKIFSWLPLATVINHKVLVVHGGISDSTDLDTVARMDRHRYVSVLRPPKVIRPTLNGNRAGSGKDEDASGPAEGRRRRVRSLTNTSAPGQRNNIPRRSLHNLPTGGAQLNCSVEDELKERRRLAGFDQTYREVKTLDSDSDPEFGEPTETHGHEWKQIVDLLWSDPMPQNGCFSNEVRGGGCYWGPDVTEEVLGKHNLQLLIRSHECKQDGYEFCHNRRVSTERNTVLTIFSASNYYEVGSNRGAYIRMGPDLVPHFIQYQASRTCRELTLRQSVGWTERSALRALRQQLFVHKSDLVGAFQEFDPNNTGVISLRHWATATERVLKLGLPWRVLRPQLINRAQHGMVDYQQWIRELSITEPKPEVSDTSIMETMYKNHSNLETIFRIIDTDHSGLISFEEFRQTWKLLSSHLKMEISDKVITDLAQSMDFNKDGSIDINEFMEAFRLADLSTHS is encoded by the exons ATGGGATGCGGCATGGGAAAATCAAGAATCCAGCCAAACAAATGTGACAGAG TGAGCATTTCTGTTccag CTGCCACGG CAATTAGAGCAGCTTTGCTGATCCAGCGCTGGTATCGACAGTATGTTGCCAGGCTGGAAATGAGACGCAGGTGCACGTGGAACATCTTCCAGTCTATTGAGTATGCAGGCGAGCAAGATCAAATAAAG CTGTACCATTTCTTTGGCTTCTTGATGGACCATTTCACCCCAGCCAGCAGCGAAA GAAACCTAATATCTCACATCTTTCGTGAGAATGAGGTCTGCCGTGACGCAGACTGGGAAAGATATTTCTGCTACAAAGACATAGAGGTACCGCACAGTTACTGCGGCCCCCACCTGACTTTCCCCATGACGTTCTGTGGGGTGTCCAAGCTAATGGAGGCTTTCAAGCTGAAACAA CAGCTCCACGCTCGCTATGTTCTGCAGATCCTTGGAGAAACTTGGAGACTTCTAAGAATCCTTCCAAACATCAATCATGTGTCGGTCTGCCACACTAAGGAGATTACGATATGTG GAGATTTGCATGGGCAGCTTGAAGATCTGCTATTGATATTCTATAAG AATGGTTTACCCTCATGTGAGAAACCTTACGTCTTCAATGGAGACTTTGTGGATCGTGGCAAGAATTCTTTAGAGATTCTGCTCATCCTGTTTGGGTTCCTGCTTGTTTACCCCAATGAAGTGCATCTGAACAGAGGGAACCATGAAGATCACATTGTGAACTTAAG ATATGGTTTCACCAAGGAGGTGTTGGGAAAATATAGA GTGCACGGCAAGAAGATCCTAAAGCTGCTCCAAAAGATCTTCAGCTGGCTCCCTCTGGCCACAGTGATCAACCATAAGGTCCTGGTTGTACATGGAGGGATCTCTGACTCAACAGACCTCGACACGGTCGCCAGGATGGACAGACACAGA TATGTGTCGGTCCTACGGCCTCCTAAAGTGATCCGTCCCACACTCAACGGCAACAGAGCAGGGAGCGGCAAGGACGAAGACGCGTCCGGACCAGCAGAAGGCCGCCGCCGCCGGGTGCGTTCCCTGACCAACACCTCGGCCCCGGGTCAGAGGAACAACATCCCGCGTCGCTCCCTCCACAACCTGCCCACCGGCGGCGCCCAGCTGAACTGCTCAGTAGAGGACGAGCTGAAGGAGAGGCGCAGGCTGGCTGGGTTCGATCAGACCTACAGAGAAGTGAAGACGTTGGACTCTGACTCGGACCCGGAGTTTGGAGAACCCACAGAAACACACGGGCACGAGTGGAAACAA ATAGTGGACCTGCTATGGAGCGATCCGATGCCTCAAAATGGCTGCTTTTCCAACGAGGTGCGAGGCGGAGGCTGCTACTGGGGGCCAGATGTGACTGAGGAGGTGCTGGGAAAACACAACCTTCAGCTTCTCATCCGCTCCCACGAGTGCAAACAGGATGGCTACGAGTTCTGCCACAATCGCAGGGTGAGCACAGAAAGAAACacg GTGCTGACCATATTTTCAGCCTCTAATTATTACGAGGTGGGCAGCAACAGAGGAGCCTACATCAGAATGGGTCCCGATCTGGTCCCTCACTTCATTCAGTACCAAGCCAGCAGGACATGCAGGGAGCTGACCCTGAGACAAAG CGTTGGCTGGACAGAGAGATCGGCCCTGCGAGCGCTAAGGCAGCAACTGTTTGTACACAAGTCGGATCTCGTCGGTGCCTTCCAGGAGTTTGACCCAAACAACACCG gGGTGATTTCTCTACGCCACTGGGCGACAGCTACAGAGAGAGTGCTGAAGCTGGGTTTGCCTTGGAGGGTGCTGCGCCCGCAGCTCATCAACAGGGCCCAGCACGGCATGGTGGACTACCAGCAGTGGATACGAGAGCTCTCCATCACTGAGCCCAAACCAGAG GTGTCGGATACCAGCATCATGGAGACGATGTACAAAAACCACTCCAACCTGGAGACCATCTTCCGCATCATAGACACGGATCACTCAG GTTTGATCTCTTTCGAGGAGTTTCGTCAGACTTGGAAGCTCCTGAGCTCTCATCTTAAAATGGAAATCAGTGACAAGGTCATCACTGACCTGGCCCAGAGCATGGACTTCAACAAGGATGGCAGCATCGACATCAATGAGTTCATGGAGGCCTTTCGCCTGGCCGACCTCTCCACACACTCCTGA